The genome window ACGGCGGTCTGGGCTATGCGGGCGTGTCGGGCATGGCGCAGGAGGGTGTTCCGGCCCACTGGATCGCCTATTTCTACGCTTCCGATGTAGACGCGGCGGTACAGCGGGCGGTGCAGAACGGCGGCACCCTCCAGGGCGAAGTGCTCGATACGCCGTTCGGCAGGATGGCGCTGCTGGCAGACCCGGCGGGTGCGTCCTTCTGGGTCATGAATCCGCAGAGGAGCGCCCACGCGTGACGCGCACCATGACAGCAACAACGCCGACGCAGGTGCTGGAGCTGTACCGCGCCGCCGTCTACGCCAAAGATGTCGAGGCGCTGATGCAGCTGTACGCCCCAGACGTGCGGGTGTTCGACATGTGGGGCACGTGGGCTTACGACGGTGCTGATGCGTGGCGCACGGCTGTATCCGAGTGGTTCGGCTCGCTGGGCAGCGATCTGGTCAGGGTCGAGATGGACGACCTTCAGCACACGCAGTCGGGCGAACTGGCCGTGCTCTCGGCCTTCGTGACGTACCGGGGGCTGTCGGCCCAGGGCCAGGAACTGCGCTCGATGAACAACCGCCTGACGCTGGTCTGCAGGCAGGACAGCAGCGGCTGGCAGGTTATCCACGAACATTCGTCGTCACCCGCCGATTTCGAATCGGGAAAGGTGCTGCTCAGGCGCGGATAAGCTGATCTGCACAGGCGTCTGGCGCTGCTCTACCCTGTGCCCATGACACCCGCGTTCGTGGTCTTCCTGCTGTTCTGGGTGGTGGGCGTGGTCGGCACCTTCATTCCGGTGGTG of Deinococcus ruber contains these proteins:
- a CDS encoding YybH family protein; the encoded protein is MTRTMTATTPTQVLELYRAAVYAKDVEALMQLYAPDVRVFDMWGTWAYDGADAWRTAVSEWFGSLGSDLVRVEMDDLQHTQSGELAVLSAFVTYRGLSAQGQELRSMNNRLTLVCRQDSSGWQVIHEHSSSPADFESGKVLLRRG